GGTGGTTGTGGTGGGCTATGGCACACAACGCAAGTCTGACCTCACCGGGGCTATTTCTTCGGTAAACGTCAAAGATCTGGCCAAAGCGACGCCGATCAACACCACCGAGGCCTTGCAGGGCAGAGCTGCGGGGGTGATGGTTTCCACGAATTCCGGTTCACCCGGTAGTGAAGGTACCATCCGTATCAGGGGCATAGGGACGGTCAATAACAATGACCCTTTGTATATCGTGGATGGCATGTTCGTCAGTAGCATCAACTTTTTAAGTCCATCCGACATTGCCCGGCTGGAAATTTTAAAGGATGCATCGGCCACAGCCATTTACGGGTCGAGGGGAGCCAACGGTGTGGTGCTGATCACGACCCAAAGGGGCGCTGGCGGCAAACCTGTTGTTTCGTTCAATGCGACCACTTCTTTTAGCAAAGTGAGCAATCTGACGCAAACGTTGAATAGGGACCAGTTTCTTGATTATCAGAAAACAGCCTACCTGAACGGTTATCTACGTTCGACGCCGAATGCTGAACCTTCCATTGATCCATTCACAACCAGCAATCCCTTTTTCAACCAGCTCAAAATAGTGAAGGCCCAGTATGACAAAGGTACCTCAACGAACTGGGCCGACGCGTTGTTGAAAACGGCAGTCATTCAAAGCTACGACCTTGGCATCCGTGGTGGTACCGAAACGGCGCGGTATGCGGCAAGCGCAGGTTATTTTGATCAGAAAGGAATTCTGCAGAACAGCGGTTACAGGCGGTATAACTTCCGGCTCAACACTGATTATACGCTCGGTAAGCGGCTGGTCGTGGGTGAAAATTTAAACGTCACATATTCATCTACGTTGGGCAGCGGTGGATTTGCCGAGGGGCGGTCCAATGGTCCAATAGTTCAGATATTGGGGGCCGATCCGCTTTCACCCATTCTTAATCCCAATGCAAATCCCAACGATCCTGACTACCAGTACAATAAGTATGCCTCCTCGGCAACCGGCTCGCCCAATCCGGCAGCCTCGATAGCCCGCATCAACGACCTGAACAATCAGCTAAAAATAGTTGGCAATGTGTATGCCGAACTGGATATATTAAGTGGCCTGAAATTACGCACCAGTTTAGGTTACGATTATAATAGCATTGATAATCCATCCTACAATCCCCGGTTTTTTATCTCTACGCAAGAACAAAACCCGACCAGCGCTGTAACCCAGAACACGAGCTCGTTTTTTGGCCAGCTTTGGGAAAATACACTGACGTACAACACAAAAATTGCGAACCATTCCATCACGGCGCTTGCAGGCTATACCGAAGAGCTTTACCAGGGTAAGTTTACGAACGCCATCCGCCAAGGTACGGCTGACAATGACCCGTCGTTACAAGTACTCAATGCAGCAACCGGCGCAATTTCACTGACCGGCAACAAAACCCATTATGCCAACCAGTCGTATTTTGGCCGGATCAATTATGTGTTTGCCGATAAATACTTGCTTACTGCAACAGTACGGCGGGATGGTTCCTCGAAGTTCTCTTCAGCCAATCAGTGGGGAACATTTCCATCGCTTTCGACTGGATGGCATATCAGTAACGAAAAATTCTTTCAGAAGCTAAATGCTGATTTTATAACTGATCTTAAAATAAGGGCCGGTTGGGGCCGAATTGGTAATCAAAGTTTACCTGGTGGAAACAACAACCCCTACCTGTCGCTGGTGGAGGGTGTCAATAACTACCGCTACATTTTAGGCGATGCGGTGGCCAATGGCAACTACCTGACGTCCCTGGGAACGCCCTCGATCACCTGGGAAACCTCCGAACAAACTAACATCGGATTGGACCTCGGCCTTTTCAGTAACAGGCTGAAAGTTTCAGCCGACTATTTCGTGAAAAATACAAAGAATATGCTGCTTCAGGTAGGGCTACCGACCTATGCCGGATTCCCGGGCATACCCTATACCAATGCGGGTAACATTGAGAACAAAGGCGTTGAGATCGTGATCGGTTACTCAGGAAACGTCGGGAAACTGAATTACAGCCTGTCGGCCAACGCATCCCGGTTCGTTAATAGCGTGATAAGACTGGGGACAGGCAATGCGCCGATTACTATGACCGATATTTATACCAGTCTCAGCGTAAACCGGACAGAAGTCGGCCGGTCGGTGGGTGAATTTTATGGCTGGGTGACCGACGGCATTTTTCAGAATGCAGGTGAAGTTAATGCCTATTCCAAAGAAGGCAAGCTGATCCAGCCCAACGCGCAGCCTGGCGATTTCAGGTTTAAAGACCTTAATAGTGATGGTGTCATTAATGCCAGTGACCGGACCTTTATCGGTAATCCGCTCCCGAAACTTACCTATGGCTTTAACATGAACCTGGCCTATCAGAATTTCGATCTCGCCTTGCTCTTCCAAGGTGCTTACGGAAACAAGCTCTTTAATGTCAATAAAAAGTACTTCAATACATTAACCGGAGTTACTGCCGCCAGTTTAAAAGCATACGAAGCTGCGTGGCGGGGCGAGGGCACATCCGATACCCAGCCCATTATAGCTACCGTAGATCGTAACGACAATTTCAGGGTATCTGACTGGTACGTAGAAGACGGTTCGTACCTGCGACTCAAAAATCTTCAGATCGGGTACAGGCTGGCAGGGAATGGGGTGAAAAAAGTGGGTATCAGCAGCGCCCGGGCCTGGATTGGGGGAACAGACCTATTGACTTTCACAAAGTACAGCGGCAATGATCCGGAAGCAGGGCTGTCAGCCACTCCATTGCAAGGAGGTTGGGAATTTTCGCCCTATCCAAAAATGAAACGATACAGTCTGGGAGTTAACGTCACGTTTTAAGCCCCATTTACTAACCGATAACATCTTTTAATATGAATAAAAATACTTTAAGCACAATGGTCGTGGCCCTTGCGCTGCTTACCGCCACTTCCTGCAAAAAAGATTTGCTGGACAAAGCGCCCTACGGCGTGCAGACTGATGATAGTTTTTTCAAAACAGCCGACGATTTAAATAAGACCTTAACAGCGGCCTACAGTTATCTGAACACTTCCGGTTTTCCGCCTGCCGAAGCAGCATTGTGGGCGATCGGCGACGTTGGTTCCGACGATGCCAACAAAGGT
The genomic region above belongs to Dyadobacter pollutisoli and contains:
- a CDS encoding SusC/RagA family TonB-linked outer membrane protein gives rise to the protein MKCSFTNEIRLISRLALGLLTATMMFANSVFADPQIPVFQHTKSAVAGLVTDEADKPLPGVTIQVKRTLEGTVTDEHGKFSLDVEDGAVLVFSFIGYTKLELPVNGRSSLAVQMQPELKSLDEVVVVGYGTQRKSDLTGAISSVNVKDLAKATPINTTEALQGRAAGVMVSTNSGSPGSEGTIRIRGIGTVNNNDPLYIVDGMFVSSINFLSPSDIARLEILKDASATAIYGSRGANGVVLITTQRGAGGKPVVSFNATTSFSKVSNLTQTLNRDQFLDYQKTAYLNGYLRSTPNAEPSIDPFTTSNPFFNQLKIVKAQYDKGTSTNWADALLKTAVIQSYDLGIRGGTETARYAASAGYFDQKGILQNSGYRRYNFRLNTDYTLGKRLVVGENLNVTYSSTLGSGGFAEGRSNGPIVQILGADPLSPILNPNANPNDPDYQYNKYASSATGSPNPAASIARINDLNNQLKIVGNVYAELDILSGLKLRTSLGYDYNSIDNPSYNPRFFISTQEQNPTSAVTQNTSSFFGQLWENTLTYNTKIANHSITALAGYTEELYQGKFTNAIRQGTADNDPSLQVLNAATGAISLTGNKTHYANQSYFGRINYVFADKYLLTATVRRDGSSKFSSANQWGTFPSLSTGWHISNEKFFQKLNADFITDLKIRAGWGRIGNQSLPGGNNNPYLSLVEGVNNYRYILGDAVANGNYLTSLGTPSITWETSEQTNIGLDLGLFSNRLKVSADYFVKNTKNMLLQVGLPTYAGFPGIPYTNAGNIENKGVEIVIGYSGNVGKLNYSLSANASRFVNSVIRLGTGNAPITMTDIYTSLSVNRTEVGRSVGEFYGWVTDGIFQNAGEVNAYSKEGKLIQPNAQPGDFRFKDLNSDGVINASDRTFIGNPLPKLTYGFNMNLAYQNFDLALLFQGAYGNKLFNVNKKYFNTLTGVTAASLKAYEAAWRGEGTSDTQPIIATVDRNDNFRVSDWYVEDGSYLRLKNLQIGYRLAGNGVKKVGISSARAWIGGTDLLTFTKYSGNDPEAGLSATPLQGGWEFSPYPKMKRYSLGVNVTF